From a region of the Lactuca sativa cultivar Salinas chromosome 4, Lsat_Salinas_v11, whole genome shotgun sequence genome:
- the LOC111895869 gene encoding enolase 1, chloroplastic, producing MALAAPTTSLSKPFFSSKLPSSSAIIPVLSLPTSSRKSSRPLVVRNSISVAQSPATASTKSSTVKSVKARQIIDSRGNPTVEVDLVTDDLYRSAVPSGASTGIYEALELRDGDKSVYGGKGVLNAVKNINEILGPKIIGVDVRNQADFDAIMLEIDGTPNKSKLGANAILGVSLSVCRAGAGAKGIPLYKHIQEISGTKELVMPVPAFNVINGGSHAGNNLAMQEFMILPVGASSFAEALQMGSEVYHKLKGIIQAKYGQDACNVGDEGGFAPNVQDNREGLVLLIDAIEKAGYTGKIKIGMDVAASEFLTKDGKYDLNFKKQPNDGAHVLSAPSLGDLYREFVRDFPIVSIEDPFDQDDWSSWTALQSSVDIQIVGDDLLVTNPKRIVEGIQKKACNALLLKVNQIGSVTESIQAALDSKAAGWGVMVSHRSGETEDNFIADLSVGLASGQIKTGAPCRSERLAKYNQLLRIEEELGNVRYAGEAFRSP from the exons ATGGCCTTAGCAGCTCCTACCACCTCGCTCTCAAAACCCTTCTTCTCCTCTAAACTTCCATCATCCTCAGCAATAATTCCTGTGCTTTCCCTACCAACCTCCTCCCGGAAATCTTCGAGGCCGTTGGTTGTTCGGAACTCCATTTCGGTTGCTCAGTCGCCGGCTACTGCCTCGACGAAATCGTCAACTGTGAAATCGGTGAAGGCGAGACAAATCATCGACAGCAGAGGGAATCCGACGGTGGAGGTTGATCTCGTAACTGACGATCTTTACCGATCGGCCGTCCCGAGTGGTGCGTCCACTGGGATTTACGAGGCGTTGGAGCTCAGAGACGGTGATAAGAGTGTCTATGGTGGGAAAGGAGTTCTTAACGCTGTTAAGAACATCAATGAAATTTTAGGTCCGAAGATCATCGGTGTTGATGTCAG GAATCAAGCTGATTTTGACGCCATTATGCTAGAGATCGATGGAACTCCAAACAAATCCAAGCTTGGAGCTAATGCCATACTTGGAGTCTCCCTAAGTGTATGCAGAGCTGGTGCAGGAGCCAAAGGCATTCCCCTCTACAAACACATTCAAGAGATATCAGGAACAAAAGAACTCGTTATGCCAGTTCCAGCTTTCAATGTCATCAATGGAGGCAGCCATGCCGGAAATAACTTAGCCATGCAAGAATTCATGATCCTTCCCGTGGGTGCATCCTCTTTTGCCGAGGCTCTGCAAATGGGCAGTGAAG TTTATCACAAACTTAAGGGAATCATCCAAGCAAAATATGGACAAGATGCATGCAACGTTGGAGATGAAGGAGGATTTGCTCCCAATGTTCAGGACAATAGGGAAGGGCTCGTGTTGCTCATTGATGCAATTGAAAAAGCCGGATACACTGGCAAG ATAAAGATAGGCATGGATGTTGCAGCGTCAGAGTTTTTAACAAAAGATGGGAAATATGATTTGAATTTCAAGAAACAACCAAACGATGGAGCTCATGTTTTATCAGCTCCAAGCCTTGGTGATTTATACAGAGAATTTGTAAGAGATTTCCCAATCGTATCAATCGAAGACCCTTTTGACCAAGATGATTGGAGCTCATGGACTGCACTACAATCTTCAGTTGACATCCAAATTGTTGGTGATGATTTATTGGTCACAAATCCTAAAAGAATAGTCGAAGGCATTCAGAAAAAAGCTTGCAATGCTTTGCTATTAAAG GTGAATCAAATAGGAAGTGTGACTGAGTCAATCCAAGCTGCTCTTGACTCGAAAGCTGCAGGGTGGGGTGTCATGGTTAGCCACCGAAGTGGTGAAACAGAGGATAACTTTATTGCAGATCTTTCCGTTGGCTTAGCTAGTGGACAG ATCAAAACTGGAGCTCCTTGCAGAAGCGAGCGATTGGCCAAGTATAATCAG CTTTTGCGTATAGAGGAGGAACTTGGAAATGTGCGATATGCAGGAGAAGCATTCAGATCACCATAG